The DNA segment ATTTTAAATAGTGTTTCTTGTTGATCTGTAGCACCTACGATACGACAGGTTCTAGTGGATGTAGCATCTagaatgtttaaatttaaatgcgAATTTAACAGCGAAGAACTCAAATCATTCTAGAAACGCGTCATAGCATGAAGTTTTggttaatattaaaaataatggaaTTGTTTATGCGACAACAAGAACGATCGCTAGCAAGATGGCAAGACGAACTACAACAAATGAGCTCAAAatccattttttaaattaaatttgtaaCAATCACTTGCATTCGAAACATCGATCGAGTAAGTCGACGTTTGCAAAGCTTATCTGAAGCCTCGTACACAAATCGTTAGAGAATCGTACAAACTTATTCAAAGAAGAATACACACTACTATTAGGGCTTTCAAGATCATGCAGACTTAGTATAGGTGTTgtcaataatttatttcactttgGTGGAATCTAGTTTTGAAGCGTCATTTTTAGGCTTTCTTTTCCACTACTAGAAATGTATCTGCGGTGTAAGTAACATTGTAGTTGTAAGATTCCAACATCGTATGTTTTGTAAtacaaaatgtgtttttgcgGGAAGTCTGTTCTACTTCACTATTGAAAATATGAAGAAACGTTCCGGAGGTCCCTATTTAACACACTTCATGTTAGCTTTATCACTTCAAGAGCATCAATATTAGCAGGTAATTTCCCATCGCTTAAAATCAAGAAAAATTGCCCAAAAAGTGGAAAAATGGGACTTATATCAGAGTTGAttaacaagcgacgaaccccgttACTTCACTTTtgagggttcgtcgcttgttccTACTCCAACTGCATCCTTTAAGAAAAAGCTAACAAAcaatgaaaattgattttttatccaCTTCGCTATGTAGCCTAAACTTGATCCTTCGGGTGATTGTCTGTGCTGGTCGATAGAACATGATCACTGTGCACGTCACCAATAACGATGATTATGTATGACCAAATTGTCACAATGAagtatttttccattttcccctaAAAAACCGCTTGACATAAAATGAgaataatgtttgttttgctgggaGAATCTTCATGCTTACAAACAGTTTAATCCATGCTTAATAAAAGCCACCAGTTGCAATCCAACTGCAAAAGTAATTATAATGATCATACCGTAATGATCACGTGTATCAAAAacgtttgcaacaaaaaaacacactttgcATAAATCTTTAGCACCGAGGTGCATTGAAAGAAACACTAATTTATCTATTCAATACACCACCTCACGGTTCTCTTCTGATGCTCGCTGCAACTGCATACCGGCCCGTTGAATCTTCATCATCTTCGAATGGCCATACCCGAACCTACCATGCCCATGATTATCACGTAATCAGCaaacaattaattaaattcaaatgacTCTTATTTACCATTTCGTCTGTTAATGTGTTTTCTTGTACGCGATGGCCTGCTTTTTCCCTTCCCCACGTTTTCTATTTCCCATCCGCTCAAAGAAGCCGCTCAAATGGCCGCAAACGATCAAATGAtgggtggaatttattttgatgaattttCACACCAAAGCTGGGATGGGAAACGGGGGTAGGGCTTGTCCGTACAAGGCAATAAATTTACCGTTGACCACCCACGGATTCGCACAAATCGTTGATACTAGCGTGCGATttagtggttttttttttctcttatttcATTGCGTGTGATTAAACCGGCAATAATTCTGCCCCTCCCCGGTGCCGCCGCTGTTGTGATCGATGGCCCAAAAGGTGCGATTCAGTGCGTCTGAAAAGCGTGCCATATTTTCACACCCCTGTACCAATTTCGAACCCGTTTTAGGGGGAGGTGTGTAACGCATGTAACAGAGCAGTGAATGACAGAATAGAAgagaggaggaaaaacaaaactacgcTTCTGCAGTTTCGACGCTGCCCTGCTAGCAGGCGGATTAGGAAACAATTGTACTTTTGGAGTAcggctttccgccaaaagtaCACCCGTGCTACCCGTGACCCGGCCACAAACGCTATTCTTCATCACCGGCTGCAGCAGCCAGAATGGCCAGAATGAGCTGAACACTAACCCTCCGCGTCGCGCTGTGACTCAACGAGTGAATGACGTACGAATGCTGCTTAGACGCGCCCGGAAGGGTGCCTGATGAACGGGGTTAGAGCGCCAGAGCAAGAGCGCACCTGTGGAAGGGGCACACACCGAACGAGACGGACGAGCTGCAGTTGCACACCCCGCGATGCACTACGGGCCGGGTGGTTCGTGTGCGTTTCAActacaacccccccccccccccctcgaccCCATTCGGGGAAAATTCGCACGATTTGCACGACTGAGCCAGAAAGGGAGAGCGCGACACACAAAGGGTTGCTCTGCCGTCCCGTGTCTGATACGAAGTCTGACTGATGCTGCTTTGCTTGCGCCCACCGGGAATAGGGGGGGCGCTCGTGCGAAATGCTCTTTCACACAGGGGGGGACGGGAAATTCTGGGCACCAGCCAGTTTCGTATAAAAGTACTGGCAATTTCCAACAACGGCATCAATTCACCACTTGCAATCTCAGAGTGCAAACGTGTTCTAACCAacccaaaaccaaccaacccaacCAAATCAACCATGAAGTCCTTCGTAAGTAGAGCTTAGGGTTTAGGATAATAATTCGGCCAAGAATAGCTCCTGTTCTAAAGCATCTCACTCTTTTCCCACCGCTTCCCATTCGCTCAGATTGCTCTGTTCGTCGTCCTGGCCATCGCCGCCGTCTACGGTGCCGAGTCGGAGTCGAAGGTGACGGAGAAGCGTGGCATCTACAGCGGTCTCGGCTACGGCTACAACGGCTACCCCGGTCTGGCCGGCCACGGCTACTACGGCGGTGTCGGCGCTCTCGGATACGGCCACGGGCTGGGCTACGGATCGCAGCTGGGCTACTACGGATCGTACCCGGGATACGGATACGGTTCGCACGCCGGTTACCTGGGCGGCTACTCCGGCTACTCCGGCTACTCGGGCTACCCGTACGGTCTGGGCTACGGACTCCACTAAGCGTCCTTTACGTACTCCCCTCATCGATCCACCCGTTCGTGCGCCGTGGTGCAGTGATGCAGTGAAACAGTGCAGTGAAGTTTCCTCAAAACGTGTGTAAGCGTGTGCAGTGCATGAATGTGTGAGTCGTGAGAATAATTCGATCGGTCAGTGCGATCGCGACTTGCGCCATGTTCCTCAAGCTGCTGTTCATTGCCGCCGAAGATGCACGTGCACTGTGTCCTgtaccggggggggggggggtgcccCGAACGGTAGGCGCTCGATCGAGGATTCGATGCTCCACCAGGAGAGTACACTTCCACCCGCTCCAGGGAACCAACCCTGGGATGGGTGAAGTTTTCGGTCCCAACACTAAATTCTTCTCTCGACCAACTTCCATGGACGAATGCTGTGAATACTTTCGAAAGTATACGACTACTTTACTATACTTGATTTTTTGCCTACTACTGTGTTATTACAActactctttcttttttttttactttagtCTGTAGCATTTGTACAGtacaataaagaaaaaaaaacttttacgTAAAATATGTGCGTTAAAATATGTGCCATCCGGAAAGAACTCGCCCTGGGCAGTGTGAACCGAAGAGTCCAAAAAGTTCTATTCAAAATGTTTTCATCGAAACATGCGGATACGTCTCATACGGTTATCGAATAAAAGCGATAAAATAATATCACATGCACATAAAAACTGACTTAAACAAAGCTCAAGTATCGATAAATTCGCTGGTAAGGATTCTTTTCGTAAGAAAAACTTATTCTTTTCAGTGATTTGAATTAGAGTACAGTAACTGCTAAAgggaattgaattgaaactaACGCTTTAAATATTCATGTACAAATAATGCACTGTAAACATTCTTCGCGATTCAACT comes from the Anopheles coluzzii chromosome 2, AcolN3, whole genome shotgun sequence genome and includes:
- the LOC120953107 gene encoding keratin-associated protein 19-2-like; this translates as MKSFIALFVVLAIAAVYGAESESKVTEKRGIYSGLGYGYNGYPGLAGHGYYGGVGALGYGHGLGYGSQLGYYGSYPGYGYGSHAGYLGGYSGYSGYSGYPYGLGYGLH